Proteins encoded within one genomic window of bacterium:
- a CDS encoding DHH family phosphoesterase, with amino-acid sequence MGNGSGKGVPPALLDVLERPGPLVILPHDNPDPDALASAAALRFLAAQLVERDATIALGGYVGRAENRAMLRYLNIPLVPVQDLRLDHGTRIALVDTQPGRTNNSLPAGLQPAIVIDHHPRYTPVGDLPFSDLREGYGATSTILTEYLMDPRLRIETKIATALFYGIMAETQDLGREASTPDMDACSFLYPHTNKRRLAKIENARVPREYFSAFRAAIESASIYGTLVVSILGEIRYPDMVAEMADFLLRLDEVDWAAAIGRYGAYLYVSLRTTNRDVNAGDILQRVLGSDHAGGHDMIAGGRLVLPAGADWREAAARIRGRLVAAVGQQQANAVSLCDAKP; translated from the coding sequence ATGGGAAACGGATCGGGCAAGGGCGTGCCGCCCGCGTTGCTCGACGTGTTGGAACGACCCGGGCCGCTGGTCATCCTGCCGCACGACAACCCCGATCCGGACGCGCTGGCGAGCGCCGCGGCGCTGCGCTTTCTGGCCGCGCAGTTGGTGGAGCGCGATGCGACCATCGCGCTCGGCGGCTACGTCGGCCGGGCCGAGAACCGCGCCATGCTCCGCTACCTCAACATCCCGCTGGTTCCGGTGCAGGACCTGCGGCTCGACCACGGCACGCGCATCGCGCTCGTCGACACCCAGCCGGGGCGCACGAACAACTCGCTGCCCGCCGGGCTGCAGCCGGCGATCGTGATCGACCATCATCCGCGGTACACGCCGGTCGGCGACCTGCCGTTCAGCGACCTGCGCGAGGGCTACGGGGCGACCTCCACCATTCTCACCGAGTATCTGATGGATCCGCGGTTGCGCATCGAGACCAAGATCGCCACGGCGCTCTTCTACGGCATCATGGCCGAGACGCAGGATCTGGGGCGCGAGGCCTCGACGCCCGACATGGACGCCTGCAGCTTCCTCTATCCGCACACCAACAAGCGCCGGCTGGCGAAGATCGAGAACGCCCGCGTCCCGCGCGAGTACTTCTCCGCCTTTCGCGCCGCCATCGAGTCGGCCAGCATCTACGGCACGCTCGTCGTCTCCATCCTCGGCGAGATCCGCTACCCGGACATGGTGGCGGAGATGGCGGACTTCCTCCTGCGGCTGGACGAGGTCGACTGGGCGGCGGCGATCGGCCGCTACGGCGCGTACCTCTACGTCTCGCTGCGCACGACCAATCGCGACGTCAACGCCGGCGACATCCTGCAGCGCGTGCTCGGCAGCGACCACGCCGGCGGCCACGACATGATCGCCGGCGGGCGTCTGGTGCTCCCCGCCGGCGCCGACTGGCGCGAGGCGGCGGCGCGGATACGCGGCCGCCTGGTGGCCGCCGTCGGCCAGCAGCAGGCCAACGCCGTCAGCCTCTGCGACGCCAAACCCTGA
- the yghU gene encoding glutathione-dependent disulfide-bond oxidoreductase, which translates to MTDSIEYTPPKVWTWNKESGGRFAQINRPIAGATHEKELPVGRHPLQLYSLATPNGVKVTVMLEELLAAGHAEAEYDAWLINIAGGDQFGSGFVAINPNSKIPALLDRSTPQPTRVFESGAILLYLAEKFGGAFLPTDASARAECLSWLFWQMGAAPFLGGGFGHFYAYAPTKIEYAIDRYAMEVKRQLDVLDRQLATHEYVAGAEYTIADMAIWPWYGALVKGLLYEAAEFLSVHEYRHVLRWTDALAARPAVRRGRMVNRAWGEPATQLPERHAASDFDRLKAE; encoded by the coding sequence GTGACCGACAGCATCGAGTACACGCCGCCCAAGGTGTGGACCTGGAACAAGGAGAGCGGCGGGCGCTTCGCGCAGATCAACCGCCCCATCGCCGGCGCCACGCACGAGAAGGAGCTGCCGGTCGGCCGGCACCCGCTGCAGCTCTACTCGCTCGCCACCCCGAACGGGGTGAAGGTGACGGTGATGCTGGAAGAGCTGCTGGCGGCCGGCCACGCGGAGGCGGAGTACGACGCCTGGTTGATCAACATCGCCGGCGGCGACCAGTTCGGCTCCGGCTTCGTCGCCATCAATCCGAACTCGAAGATTCCCGCGCTCCTCGACCGCTCGACGCCGCAGCCGACGCGGGTGTTCGAGTCCGGCGCGATCCTCCTCTACCTCGCGGAGAAGTTCGGTGGCGCCTTTCTGCCGACCGACGCGAGCGCGCGCGCGGAATGCCTGTCGTGGCTGTTCTGGCAGATGGGCGCGGCGCCCTTCCTCGGCGGCGGCTTCGGCCACTTCTACGCCTACGCGCCGACGAAGATCGAGTACGCGATCGACCGCTACGCGATGGAGGTCAAGCGCCAGTTGGACGTGCTCGACCGGCAGTTGGCGACCCACGAGTACGTCGCCGGCGCGGAGTACACGATCGCCGACATGGCGATCTGGCCGTGGTACGGCGCGCTGGTCAAGGGCCTGCTGTACGAGGCCGCCGAGTTCCTCTCCGTGCACGAGTACCGGCACGTGCTCCGCTGGACGGACGCGCTCGCCGCGCGCCCCGCGGTGCGCCGCGGCCGCATGGTCAATCGCGCCTGGGGCGAGCCGGCGACGCAGCTCCCGGAGCGCCACGCCGCGAGCGATTTCGACCGGCTGAAGGCGGAGTAG
- a CDS encoding cytochrome P450, with translation MTAGPVRFALRSGESWRDPFPMYAALRDHDPVHHVAAGDFYVLTRFDDVWAAAGDAETFSSAQGLTVAYDELAVTGLAVAMPMVFLDPPAHTAFRRLVTRQLTPRQVASIEPAVRAFVAERLDALPATGAVDIVAHLCKPLPSFVVAHYLGVPEADRPLFDRWTEAIVQAAAGGKAGAAGDPFSELLGYFVSLIERRRREPADDIVTDLVRLGEDTVTTARILGFAFTMVTGGNDTATGMLAGAACLLTEQPEQRARLLAEPALIPNAVEEILRLTSPVQNLARTTRRDVTLRGVTIPAGRKVLLGYGAANRDPRQFGSDAEAFDVTRRIAKMLTFSYGTHYCIGAAAARLQGRVVLEELLRRWPDFHVDVAAGRYAEGNYVRRHVTLPWRAC, from the coding sequence ATGACGGCGGGTCCGGTGCGCTTCGCGTTGCGCAGCGGCGAATCGTGGCGCGACCCCTTTCCGATGTACGCGGCGCTGCGCGACCACGACCCGGTGCACCACGTGGCGGCGGGCGACTTCTACGTGCTGACCCGGTTCGACGACGTGTGGGCGGCGGCCGGCGATGCCGAGACGTTCTCCTCGGCGCAGGGGCTCACCGTGGCGTACGACGAGCTCGCCGTCACCGGGCTGGCGGTGGCGATGCCGATGGTGTTCCTCGACCCGCCGGCGCACACCGCCTTCCGCCGCCTGGTCACCAGGCAGCTCACGCCGCGCCAGGTGGCATCGATCGAGCCGGCGGTGCGGGCGTTCGTCGCCGAGCGGCTGGACGCGTTGCCGGCGACGGGCGCGGTCGACATCGTCGCGCATCTCTGCAAGCCGCTGCCGAGCTTCGTCGTCGCCCATTACCTCGGCGTTCCCGAGGCCGACCGCCCGCTCTTCGATCGCTGGACCGAGGCGATCGTGCAGGCGGCGGCGGGCGGCAAGGCGGGGGCGGCCGGCGACCCGTTCAGCGAGCTGCTCGGCTACTTCGTCAGCCTGATCGAGCGCCGACGCCGCGAGCCGGCGGACGACATCGTGACCGACCTGGTGCGCCTCGGCGAGGACACGGTGACGACGGCGCGCATCCTCGGCTTCGCCTTCACCATGGTGACCGGCGGCAACGACACCGCGACCGGCATGCTGGCCGGCGCCGCCTGCCTGCTGACCGAGCAGCCCGAACAGCGGGCGCGCTTGCTCGCCGAGCCGGCGCTGATCCCGAACGCCGTCGAGGAGATTCTCCGCCTGACCTCGCCGGTGCAGAACCTGGCGCGCACGACCCGGCGCGACGTGACGCTGCGCGGCGTGACGATTCCCGCCGGCCGCAAGGTGCTGCTCGGCTACGGCGCGGCGAATCGCGATCCGCGCCAGTTCGGCAGCGACGCCGAGGCCTTCGACGTCACGCGCCGCATCGCCAAGATGCTGACCTTCAGCTACGGCACCCATTACTGCATCGGCGCCGCGGCGGCGCGGCTGCAGGGGCGGGTGGTGCTGGAGGAGCTGCTGCGGCGCTGGCCCGACTTCCACGTCGACGTCGCCGCCGGCCGCTACGCCGAGGGCAACTACGTGCGCCGGCACGTGACGCTGCCCTGGCGCGCGTGCTGA
- a CDS encoding tetratricopeptide repeat protein, with protein sequence MSPIDDPRARFAAAVQAPDDAIDLAEVALLIAAEAYPGLDGDRYLAMLDALGDGARAHVAGAGSDDARLRALIQYVAREQRFTGNQDDYYDRRNSFLNDVLDRRTGIPITLAIVYIEVARRAGLVVHGIGFPGHFLAKYQGEVEIVFDPFFGLVLSEEQCAKRLQAVMGAETPFDRAYLRRATPKEILVRMLRNLKQVFLQAREFEPALACSERILLVQPELPPELRDRGLLYHQLECYSAAQADLERFLALAPHDESADVVREKLIEIRRHGGATLH encoded by the coding sequence ATGTCGCCCATCGACGATCCGCGGGCGCGCTTCGCCGCCGCCGTGCAGGCGCCGGACGACGCGATCGACCTCGCCGAGGTCGCGCTGCTGATCGCCGCCGAGGCGTATCCCGGGCTCGACGGCGATCGCTATCTCGCCATGCTCGACGCGCTCGGCGACGGCGCGCGGGCCCACGTCGCCGGCGCCGGGTCGGACGACGCGCGGCTGCGCGCCCTGATCCAGTACGTCGCCCGCGAGCAGCGGTTCACCGGCAACCAGGACGACTACTACGACCGCCGCAACAGCTTCCTGAACGACGTCCTCGACCGCCGCACCGGCATCCCGATCACGCTCGCGATCGTCTACATCGAGGTGGCGCGCCGCGCCGGGCTGGTCGTCCACGGCATCGGCTTTCCCGGCCACTTCCTCGCCAAGTACCAGGGCGAGGTCGAGATCGTGTTCGACCCGTTCTTCGGCCTGGTGCTCAGCGAAGAGCAGTGCGCCAAGCGGCTGCAGGCGGTGATGGGCGCGGAGACGCCGTTCGACCGCGCCTACCTCCGGCGCGCCACGCCGAAGGAGATCCTGGTGCGCATGCTGCGCAACCTGAAGCAGGTCTTCCTGCAGGCGCGCGAGTTCGAGCCGGCGCTCGCCTGCAGCGAGCGCATCCTCCTCGTGCAGCCGGAGCTGCCGCCCGAGCTGCGCGATCGCGGCCTGCTCTATCACCAGCTCGAGTGCTACTCGGCGGCGCAGGCCGACCTCGAGCGCTTCCTCGCCCTGGCGCCGCACGACGAGAGCGCCGACGTCGTGCGCGAGAAGCTGATCGAGATCCGCCGCCACGGCGGCGCGACGCTGCACTGA